aaaaaatcaagtcctGGTGAGTCACAGGGCGTGTCTGTGACACAAAGGTCCTCGGAGGGAATCCAGCCCTCTGGGCAACAAATGGagtgggtttgttttggttttgtcttttgttcttttgacacagggtcaCTATGGGACCCAGGCTGCCCCAGTCTTCATAGTGACAGGATTACAGGCGTTGCTACCACACTTGGCTAGGGTGAAGCTTCCTGGCCCTCCTCTGCAGATCCTTGCGTCCAGATTCCATGGGGCTGAGGAAGTGGAGAATGCCTCCTTCCCAAATTCCCCCTGGAGCCCCATCTAGTTCTTTGCCCTCATCATATTTTTCACCCTTATTTTGAGCACCCACCGTGCACATGGTGGGTGAAGACTCTGCCACTCAGCCGTAAATTTGTCAGATTTGCCATTGGGCCTCCCTCATCCAGCTATCTTCCTCCATCACGAAGGAAGAAGTGCAGGTGCAGAGCAGCACTGGGGTGAGGCCGAGAGAAGGATAACCTGAGACTATTGTCTTGCCAGAACAGATGCAGAGGCTGAGGCCAAGCATAGGATGGtcctgctggagaaggagctgcttcAGGACCACTTGGGTAAGAAGTTTGAAGCCTCAGGAGATGGCAGAGATAGAAGTCCTAGTTAGGGTCAtcgttgctgtgatgaaacaccatgaccaaatcaacttggggaggaaagggtttatttggcttaagcttccaaatcactgtttattattgaagaaagtcaggatagGAATCCGAgtagggcaggatcctggaggcaggagctgatacagaggtcatgaagggttgctgcttactgccttgcttcacatggcttgctcagcctgcttccctttttgttgttgttgttttattttgttttgtttttcggtttttcgagacagggtttctctgtgtagctttggagcctatcctgacactcgctctggagaccaggctggcctcggactcacagagatccgcctgcctctgcctcccgagtgctgggattaaggcgtgcgccaccaatgcccagctcagcctgctttcttatagaacgcaggaccaccagctcagtggtggcaccatccacagtgggtaGGCCCTCCCCattagtcactaattaagaaaatgccctaaaatcttgcctacagcctgatcttatggaagcattttctcagttgaggctacCTCTTCTCTAATggctctagcttatgtcaagttgacaataaactAGCCACCCAATGTATGGAACATAGGGCATTTCTGGGTTCTTGGGGAACTGGAAAGTTTGAACTGTGTGCAGGGCTAAACCAAGATAGCCATTAATCTATTTGCAAGATTGTGAGGAAGGGCTAGGCAGTGAAGATCAATGAAAGAAGCTAtctcccaccccttcccccagCTGGGAATAGAATCACAACTTCATTCATGATAGGTAAGTAGTCTACCATGGAGCTAACCTGCAACTTGGGGAAGCCATTGTCTTATAGTGGCCAGAACATGGAGGGATTATTGACTTAGGAATGAAAACCCTATGGGTTTTGGGGCAACTAATAAAGAGTATACGAAATTGACACCTGTCACCAAGTTCACAGAGGTGAACTTAGTTCATGGAGGCCATGGTGATTGGTTCTGTAGGACCCACAGCCAGACCTGAGCATGGCTCTTGACACTGTCCACAGCTCTCCAGAGGGATGAGACCCGCAGAGCCAAGGCTTCTGaagagaggctgaagcagaggtTGCAAGGGCTAGAAGCTGAACTGGAGAAGGCCCAAAGTGAAAGGGATGCTGTCTATGCAGGTATGATTTGATTGGCCAGGTGGGCAGGAGACAAAGGCATGGAAGAGGACAACCATGAAAATTGGGGAATTcaaggaagggaaatgaagagGAATCTAACTGCCATACCCTACCCTCTGCTGTCCCTGCATAGGCAGGGTCCTGAGAACCAAAGACAGATCCCTGGCAGAATGCAGATTACCACATTCTAGAATGTCTAATGCTGCACGCTTGATATCTGTGTGAAACACAATGTAGCCATGGCCCTTTACCTTTATTTTTGGGAGTAAGTGGCAAgaagggccagggtccccactTTTAAGCTGATGTGTGGGGTAGGGGGACGTCTGGTTTCCAATCTCCCAAATTTTCAAGGTCTCCCAAGTTTCTTAGTTCTGTTCCTTGAGTGAGACTTTTCCCCACATGCaacctcatttcctttcttcatgcCTCTATCCCTATGGTTCCTACCTCAGAGATGAGCCGCCAGCGCCGGGCCCTGCAAGAGGAGTTGAGGACCCGAAGCAAGCAGCTGGAGGAGGAAGTGAGAAGCCTACGGGAGCAGCTAGGTAGTCCCCATCGCTCACTCTTATTCCCCAGGCTCACAAACAATCATGGAAGAGTGGACTTGGGAGGTCCTTCACTTGCTGTCTACAGTCTTCTGGTTGAATTTTAACTAGGGTCACCTTCACCCTAGCTTTTCTCTGAATTGAGAGTTCAGTGGCACAAACCCCTATGTGAGGGGCTGGACTTGGCCTCTCTGGGAGTTTGCTCagtacttaagagcacttgttcttacagagaacctgagcCAGCATcctcatagtggctcacaaaccatctgtaaccTAAGTGATAGGGGATCTAATTaaagtcctcttctgacctccacagacacccacaggatgcacatacatacatgcaggcaaagcactcatacacataaaataacaaaataaataactcaaaaaaataaaataaaaagccctCCAAGATAGAAGTAAGGAAAGGTAGGACTCTCACCCCTTTTCCCCCTTTGCTTAATCTCCCCAAACCCAGCAGTTACCCCCTTCACTGCCTTGTCCATCCTAAGCAAAACACATTTCTTGTTAGTTTAGCTGACCTTTGCAACCAAACTACAGAAAACAGTAGACTTAATTTATTTTAGTATCTTCAAACTTGGGCACCTGGTAGAAGGCCTTAAATTACTACTTGTTAAATCAGTGAATATACCAATTAAATAGGAaaacaggtcagaagagggcatcagatcccctggaactggagttaaagatgattttgaGTCACTGGGAACAAAACCTGGGTGCTCTTAAACACTGGGCATTGCTCCATCCCCTCCTGACTCTTTGTAGTCCTCAAAAAGCCcaaggtggcctcgaactcacagtgatcctccagcctcagtctcctgagttgtaggattacagatgtgagctaccacatCCAAAATATCTTCAGTTTCCGCTATAAATATTCATGAACTGCTTATACAGGCCAGGGATTCCATCTCTAACATTGGCcttctttcaaattaaaattcaacatttATTGAACACCTGCTACATTAGGTGTTTTGTCATCCATTTTCACATTTAAGAGTCATAGCAAACAAGAGGAACGTATATCATTTTCTCTCCAAAGATAAAGAAGGGGCTAGAGAAAGGGTTCAATGATtatgaacactggctgctcttcctgagggcctggctttgttcccagcacccacatggtgacttacaaccattgtaattccagtttcaggagatccaatccaatgccctcatctgtcctccacaggcacctgcatacatatacacacatggggagggggggaggggagggataaAAGTTTTTTAAcagtttatttattaagtatagtgttctgcctgcatgcatgcctgcacaccagaagagggcagcagatctcattatagatggttgtgagccaccatgagggtgctagGAGTtcaactcagaacctctggaagagcagccagtgctctgagccatctctccatcccaataaaattatttttaaaatccagatataaaattaaaaataaaaatatgtataaagaTAGAGAAACTGCACCACATTAGTTGGCACAAGTCTATAATCCCAACCCTGGGAGATAGAGGGAGGACGATCTGGAGTGCAAGGTTGTCCTTGGCTACAtggggagtttaaggccagtctgggctacataagaccctgtcttaaacaaaacaaagccaaacatttAAGTCATGGAGACCCAGAGATACTTGTCCCATGCTGTATATGTAACAATCACCAGACTTTGGACCCGTCTCCTGTCTCAAGACCTCTACTCACTCTGCCATACCTCAGTGAGTCCTTATAGACCTGGGGGAAGTTGATGACCCTAAAGTCTGTAATGACTCTGTCAAGGTTGGTTACTGCTCTTGGTGTAGTGTCACCATCCTGTCCTCTTTATCTTTCTGCCCTGCACCCTAGAAACATGCCAAAAGGAGGCTAAGACAGCAAGGGAAGAGGCTGAGCAAGCCCTCAGAGAGCAagatgaaaccctgtctcagcttcGTGCCCACGTGGCAAACATGGAGGCCGAGTATGAAGAAATCTTGCATGTAAGCACCACCCCCTGGAAGCCATCTTCTCAGGATCCCATAACCCTCCATCCCTATGCTCCCAACTAGTGTGATGACCCACAACCCAAGGGAGCCATCTAAGTATAAACAGAAGATACAACCATTGACAGAGCCAGtgacttataatcccagtacttgggtggctaaggcaggaagatttcaagttcaaggtcaacacTGGCTACAATGTGCTTGCTATATagctgctacatagtgagacctagaCCAAAATAATCAGGGCCTGTGAGTATAGGTCAATGGTAGAGCTCTCACTAGTATGCAAGGCCATGGGTTCAACCTTCccaaaagaggggaggggaggggagcaggaagaggaatggggaggaggaggagcagggaaCAAAAGGAGTAGCACAGGTTTGTAATCCtactattcaggaggctgaggcaggaggatcataggtTCAATCAAGACCAACCTAGGtacagagttcaaggtcagtctaggcAGTATAGTAAGAGATTCCacctcaaaataaaaggtaaaaagaggGTTTGATGGACAGCTCAGTGGACAgggtgcttgtctagcatgtatgaggccttaGTTCCATCCTGAgtgctgaagagagagagaataatgggCAGCCAGGAAAGGTAGCTCATGCTTGCAATTCAGTactttgggaaactgaggcaggagaattctgagttcaaagccagccaggatACAAAGCAAGGGTATcttacagaagaaaggaaggagggaggaaaggaaagaaggaaggaaggaaggaaggaaggaaggaaggaaacgagaaggaaaggaaaggaaaggaaaggaaaaggaagaagggaaggaaagggaaaggaaggaagggaagggaaggaaagggaaggaagggaagccaTTGGCAAAGAACTATTCCTAACCAAGCTGGGCAACCTAAGGCAACATTCCCCCTTCCCTGTCTCCGGGAACTGAGAGCTTGTTGTTCACAGGGCAGCCTGGACTGTCTCTTGGCCAAGCTGAGAGCTGCCAAGCCTCAGTGGGATGCAGCTGTGCTGAGACTCCACACCAGGCACAAGGAGCAACTACGTCAGTTTGCTCTCAACCCCCTGGAACTTTGAAGCCATTGGCCCCTAATTTCTGAGGCCTAGCAATAAAGCGACTTGGAGTAGAATTCATCAGAAGTGTGGATTGTGGCCTTTAGCATTGAGGAACAGCTCTCGTGGGGACATCTATATTCTGGGTTAACCCCATTGTCCCACTGTTCTAAACACTGAACAATAAGAAATGGAAAAGGTTCTAAACCCTCTCCTACAGAAACTAGATCCCATTCCCTTAAGCCTGGAGCACCTTTGGTTCCTTTAAACTACCATGGCTTATCCTCactaagaaaaacacaaagccagATGTCCATGGAAagactgcatatatatatatatatatatatatatatatatatatatgtatgtatgtatgtatgtatgtatgtatttatttatttatttatttatttggacagTGGCATACTAAGGTGTTCACGTAGAGGCTAGAGGACAACTcccaggaattggttctctccttctaccaacagggttctgaggattgaacttgggttgtcaggcttagcagcaaacacctttaccaactgagccatctcactggcccactgGGAAAGGCTGTAATAGGACATTACAGTGGCCAGGAACCAGCtcccaagtttctttttctttttagttttatgagacagggtttctgtgtagttttggagcctgtcctggaactagctcttgtagaccaggctgtcctcaaagtcacagagatctgcctgtcaaagtcacagagatctgcctgctggcTCCAAGTTTCTAAGAtgtccacagaaggaaaatatggctgatctccaaattctCATGCCATTTAACACTGGAGTCATAGCTAGCCTAAGTTCTCAATGGCTTTGATCCTAAATGGCTCCACAGCATCACCTTCTTGGGCAGAAGAAATTCATCTTTGTAGCACAGGTCCTCAAAACTTCTACAAAACATCCCGTGGAAACTTGGGCTCCCTCATGAGTCCTCACCCCTCTGCTGGAGGTAGGTGCCTCCCAAGCAGTCATGTGATCATTGGAGTCTGAATTTTCCAAGTCCCACTTCCCATTTGGGGAGGTCATTCCTGGCTCCCTCCACCTCAGGGTGCAGAGCAAGGGCACGAAAGCCATTAGGCAAGTCTGTGCCAAGCAGGCATGTCCTATAGCAGCTCTGCAGCCAGGCTCCAGTCCtacaaggagagaaggacagagtcaGCCTGGGACCAGAAGGTTTCATTTTCCTGCTACAACATGTTGTGACTGCTCAGGAATGGGACTTGTTTGATGGAtcctctgcccccacctcctaCGACCTACAGTTCCCCCCTACACATCCCACAGTGCTCCACCCAGCAACCCTCCTCTCTGTCCTTTTCATAGCTCCATCTGTTTCTTTGACTTCACCTTTCCAGACTCGGAGGAAATCCAGGCTTCTAAGCCCTGCAGATTCCTAGCTGCCAGCTTCAAGCAGAGGGGTGGCTCGGCCTCAGCCAGCTGCTGAAGCCTATCCAGGTCACTGTCACCACCCACAGGGTATCCATTCACCTCCAAAATTGCATCTCCCATTTGCAGCCCTGCTCGGGCAGCTGAGCCTCCTGGGGTCACCTGGCAGTATTGGGGGGGCACAGAAACATTGGTCAAGTGTTCTAAGGCTGGGCATGTAGATGGGCAGCAGAAGGTAGGTGATGAACGATGGAAAGAGGCCAACGTGGGTGGGGCGTCAGTCACCTGGGAGATGAAGAGACAAGGCCCACTGGCCACGAAGCAGAGTCTGAATCCATAGCCACCTCCAGCCCCAGGGTACAAGAAGCATTGGCGGGAGCCAACAGTGTCAGAAGGCTCAGCTGCATCTTCAACTAGATGATCCTTGGTTTCCGCCAGAGGGGAGTCAGCAATCTCTGTGTTCtccaagaagaggagaggagacagccGTACCTGGTAGTGGGGGCAGAGAGAGCAAACCTGTGGCACTTGAGCCCTGCTCCATCCCTACCCCCTCCCTAACCCTGTCACTTACGCACCATGCTGAAGAAGCGGTCAGCCTCAGGATCAACGACAATAAGGGAGACACAAGAGCCCTGTGCTCGGATCCTAGACACGGTTTCCTCATGGCCCAGCCCGTCCACACTTTCCCCAGCCACAGCCACCAGGCGGTCTCCAGCCTTCATCCCAGCCTTGTCAGCTGGCAGTCCTGGGTCCACATCCCACAAGAACTGCCCTGGGACATAGACATATTCACTTCTCCTCCCTGACTCACCCCATGCTCTCCCGGGGACACTGAGAAGAGTGCAACTGGATATATATGACCATCCTAAGgcccacttacacacacacacacacacacacacacacacacacacacacacacacacacctcgggCTGCCACTCACCAAGGCGACCATCCAGGCCCTTCTCCTCCCGGAGCAGGAACCCAAAGCCTTGAGGTCCTTTCTCTATGTTTAGACACCGGGGCTTGGCAGGCAGTGCCCAGCCCTCTGCCAGGGGTGCAGCAAGAGGCATTCCCAGCTGATGACACTGTTCCTCTACCTCCGGCCCCGCCACCAGCAGAGTCACCTGATCTCCACTCTGCGAAAGCTGTGGGGACCCAGCAAGAG
This genomic stretch from Cricetulus griseus strain 17A/GY chromosome 4, alternate assembly CriGri-PICRH-1.0, whole genome shotgun sequence harbors:
- the Ccdc153 gene encoding coiled-coil domain-containing protein 153 isoform X1, translating into MPPKTKGKGRKTGAQKKKKKSSPDAEAEAKHRMVLLEKELLQDHLALQRDETRRAKASEERLKQRLQGLEAELEKAQSERDAVYAEMSRQRRALQEELRTRSKQLEEEVRSLREQLETCQKEAKTAREEAEQALREQDETLSQLRAHVANMEAEYEEILHGSLDCLLAKLRAAKPQWDAAVLRLHTRHKEQLRQFALNPLEL
- the Ccdc153 gene encoding coiled-coil domain-containing protein 153 isoform X2, translating into METDAEAEAKHRMVLLEKELLQDHLALQRDETRRAKASEERLKQRLQGLEAELEKAQSERDAVYAEMSRQRRALQEELRTRSKQLEEEVRSLREQLETCQKEAKTAREEAEQALREQDETLSQLRAHVANMEAEYEEILHGSLDCLLAKLRAAKPQWDAAVLRLHTRHKEQLRQFALNPLEL
- the Pdzd3 gene encoding Na(+)/H(+) exchange regulatory cofactor NHE-RF4 — translated: MEATADLRDTAALTLKFKFNPRLGIDNPVLSLAEDQDQSDPWNLRRPRFCLLSKEEEKSFGFHLQQQLGKADHVVCRVDPGSSAQRHGLREGDRILAVNNKNVEHEDYAMVVRCIRASGPRVLLTVLAQHAHDVVRAQQGSDVFCCPALGPEVRPRLCHIVKDEGGFGFSITHGNRGPFWLVLSSGGAAERAGVPPGARLLEVNGVCVEKFTSNQLSRKLSQSGDQVTLLVAGPEVEEQCHQLGMPLAAPLAEGWALPAKPRCLNIEKGPQGFGFLLREEKGLDGRLGQFLWDVDPGLPADKAGMKAGDRLVAVAGESVDGLGHEETVSRIRAQGSCVSLIVVDPEADRFFSMVRLSPLLFLENTEIADSPLAETKDHLVEDAAEPSDTVGSRQCFLYPGAGGGYGFRLCFVASGPCLFISQVTPGGSAARAGLQMGDAILEVNGYPVGGDSDLDRLQQLAEAEPPLCLKLAARNLQGLEAWISSESGKDWSLAAELL